A single Pogoniulus pusillus isolate bPogPus1 chromosome 27, bPogPus1.pri, whole genome shotgun sequence DNA region contains:
- the NCBP3 gene encoding nuclear cap-binding protein subunit 3 has protein sequence MRFIVSEPCNSGGMSQRVCAGGTNMKDIVGRRACCKKVWISQPPTSTCFCVSAHNVCLSPVTRPPHCRGGPGEPGEDGGAASRCRYRCGAGGAALSPRLYGRDVRLSVLAPIRLPLRVALYPRRRSALRRHCLAGRAEGGAGGAMAAVRGLRISVKTEATTAEPRGLEPEPMEVEEGELETIPVRRSLRELIPDTSRRYENKAGSFITGIDVTSKEAIEKKEQRAKRFHFRAEVNLAQRNVALDRDMMKKAIPKVRLDTIYICGVDEMSTQDIFAYFKEYPPAHIEWLDDTSCNVVWLDEVTATRALINMSSLPDQEKTKSRETNEEKTAEKNKKEKQEESSDDETEEGEVEDDNPSDVELDALSQVEEDSLLRNDLRPANKLAKGNKLFMRFATKDDKKELGAARRSQYYMKYGNPNYGGMKGILSNSWKRRYHSRRIHRDVIKKRILIGDDVGLTPPYKHHHSGLINVPEEPIEEEEEEEEDQDMDEDDRVVVEYRDELQAFKQSRDRSAARRSSASASDSDEMDYDLELKMISTPSPKKSMKMTMYADEVESQLKNIRNSMRADSIATSNIKNRIGSKGSSEKVADVRLLLEEKRQNSTGPRQANSTVKSDVRQRLGKRPHSPESKPPSSTSAPRREPVSDVHSRLGIPKQDVKGLYSDTREKKSGNLWTRLGSAPKTQEKTSDKPENSVASPEEEDSELQRVWGALIKEKEQSRQKKSRLDHLPSLQIEISRESSSGSDTES, from the exons ATGAGATTTATTGTATCAGAGCCGTGCAATTCCGGAGGGATGTCCCAACGTGTGTGTGCGGGGGGAACGAACATGAAGGACATTGTAGGACGCAGAGCTTGCTGTAAGAAGGTCTGGATCTCACAGCCGCCTACCTCCACCTGTTTCTGTGTGTCTGCGCACAACGTGTGCCTCTCCCCGGTGACGCGGCCCCCGCACTGCCGCGGCGGGCCCGGGGAGCCTGGGGAAGATGGCGGCGCAGCCTCTCGCTGTCGGTATCGCTGCGGGGCCGGCGGCGCCGCGCTCTCCCCGCGTCTCTATGGCCGTGACGTGCGCCTGAGTGTGCTCGCCCCCATCCGGCTCCCGCTTCGGGTGGCGCTCTATCCGCGGCGGCGCTCTGCTCTGCGGCGGCACTGTCTCGCTGGCCGGGCGGAGGGCGGGGCTGGCGGAGCCATGGCGGCTGTGCGGGGCCTGCGGATCTCGGTGAAGACGGAGGCGACGACGGCGGAGCCTCGCGGCCTGGAGCCTGAGCCTATGGAAGTGGAAGAGGGCGAGCTGGAGACTATTCCTGTGAGGCGCTCGCTCCGGGAGCTCATTCCG GACACTAGTAGGAGATATGAAAACAAAGCTGGAAGTTTCATTACTGGAATAGATGTAACCTCCAAG GAAGCAATTGAGAAGAAGGAACAAAGAGCAAAGCGCTTTCATTTTCGGGCTGAAGTGAATCTTGCCCAAAGGAATGTGGCACTGGACCGGGACATGATGAAGAAAG CAATTCCTAAAGTGAGACTGGACACAATTTACATTTGTGGTGTGGATGAGATGAGTACACAGGACATCTTTGCCTATTTCAAAGAGTATCCTCCTGCTCATATTGAGTGGTTGGATGACACATCAT GTAATGTGGTCTGGCTTGATGAAGTAACAGCAACACGGGCTCTAATAAATATGAGTTCTTTGCCTGatcaggagaaaacaaaaagcagagaaaCCAATGAAGAGAAGACAgctgaaaaaaacaagaaag AAAAACAGGAGGAAAGTTCTGATGATGAGACAGAAGAAGGCGAGGTTGAGGATGACAATCCAAGTGATGTTGAG TTGGATGCCCTTTCCCAGGTGGAAGAGGATTCCCTCCTGCGTAACGATCTTCGCCCTGCCAATAAACTGGCTAAAGGAAACAAGCTATTTATGAGATTTGCTACTAAAG ATGacaagaaggagctgggagctgcaagGCGAAGTCAGTATTACATGAAATATGGGAATCCAAACTATGGAGGCATGAAGGGAATTCTTAGCAATTCTTG GAAACGCAGATACCATTCACGTCGAATCCATCGGGATGTGATCAAGAAAAGGATACTTATTGGGGATGATGTTGGATTGACTCCTCCTTACAAGCATCATCATTCAG GCTTAATAAATGTTCCCGAGGAGCCtattgaggaggaagaagaggaggaagaagatcaGGACATGGATGAAGATGACAGAGTTGTGGTAGAGTACCGTGATGAACTGCAAGCTTTCAAGCAGTCCCGAGACCGCAGTGCAGCAAGGAGATCAAGTGCCAGTGCTTCTGACTCTGATGAAATGGACTATGACCTCGAACTGAAAATGATATCAACACCCTCTCCCAAAAAGAGCATGAAAATGACAATGTATGCAGACGAGGTGGAGTCACAACTGAAAAATATTAG GAATTCCATGCGAGCAGATAGCATAGCAACCAGTAACATCAAAAATCGGATCGGCAGTAAAGGATCATCAGAGAAAGTTGCAGATGTGAGACTGCTGTTAGAAGAAAAACGTCAGAATAGCACTGGGCCACGTCAGGCAAACAGCACTGTAAAATCAG ATGTGCGGCAAAGACTGGGAAAAAGACCTCATTCTCCAGAAAGTAAACCTCCAAGCAGTACCTCTGCTCCTCGCCGAGAACCGGTGTCAGATGTGCACAGCCGCTTAGGAATCCCTAAGCAAGATGTAAAAGGCCTCTACTCCGATACCAGAGAGAAGAAATCAG GTAATTTATGGACCCGGTTAGGGTCTGCTCCAAAGACACAAGAAAAGACTTCAGATAAACCTGAAAACTCAGTGgcatctccagaggaggaggattCGGAGCTCCAGCGGGTTTGGGGTGCGCTCATTAAGGAAAAAGAACAGTCTCGGCAAAAAAAGAGTCGCCTGGATCATTTGCCATCCCTACAGATCGAaatcagcagagagagcagttcTGGCTCAGACACTGAATCATGA